The genomic window GTAATTGATTTAATACCTAGAAAGGACGTTGCAATGCAACGTCCCTACTAGATTATAAGTTATTCCAGATCACTGGTAAGAAAACAGTCATTTCTGATTGTCCTCTATTTGACCATGAGAAGTAAGGTACCATTTTGATTTTAGCGTCTTTAAAATCTGGCTTGCTTACTTTAGAGTACATACTCGACTCAATCTTATGATCATTTCTAATCAACATAGGTGCTTCAATTGTAGCCACACCTCCTAATAGATCTTTGTTGTAGTTTACTTTAAAATCAGAACCACCTTTCACATAGATGTCCAAGATCTTAGTATCTTGAGGTAGATCTGGTGTTTCTACACAGTACACAATTGGTCCACGTTTAACAGCTACTTGATTTCTCGCTTCCTCTACTAACGGATTGGCCTCTACTAAAGTCACCTCCATTGGCATATCAATCGTAATGATGTCTCCTTTCTTCCAAGTTCTATTAATTACTGCAAACTCTCCCGCTTTTACTTTAGCATCTACAGCTTCACCATTAACTTTCACCGTAGTTCCATATGCCCAATCTGGAATTCTGAACATCATATCGAAAGGCTTTTTCTTTGCTTTCTCTACCGTGATGTTCACTAGACCTTCCCAAGGGTAATTCGTTACTTGGTTTAAGATCAAAGTTGATCCATCTTCTAATTTAGTTTCTAATCTGTTTCCTCCATAAAGATTCACTGATATCCCATTTTCAGATAAACTGTACGCCCAGTTCGACGATTTTGCTACCGTTCTCACAATGTTTGGAGGACAGCAGAAACATTCTAAATAGGGTTCTCTATGAGGAGTTTCTGTATTTGTATTCGATTCACCATACTCTCTAGCACCATCCACCATTCTTAATGGATTAGAGTAGAAGTAGTCTTTACCTTCGATCGAAATACCTGATAAACCAGAGTTGAATAATACCAATTCCATAATATCAGCATATTTAGATTCACCGTGTAAACCTAACATTCTGTAAGAGAACATAGAATTACAAACGTTGGCACAAGTCTCGTTATATGCTGTTGTGTTCGGCATCATGTAAGCATCGATAAAACCTTCTTCGATTTTATCCTTAGAAGTCGATGCACCATAGTGTGCCTGACCTACCGCACCTGTAACATACATTTTCTTGTCTGTTACATTTTCCCAAAGGCGATCCAATGCATCTACTAATGCTTTTTCACCTGTCTCTGCTGCAACATCGGCCGCACCTGCGTAGTAATATAATGCCAATACAGCGTGACCTACTGCTTCTTTCGACTCACGAAGTGGCACTCTTTCCTGTACCATATCACCGATAGGATACCCAACTGTTTCCGGTGTATCTTCAATTTTATAAGTACCTCTATTATTGATAAACGTCTCCGCTAATTTCAAGTACTTCTCGTCGCCGACAGTTCTGTACATTTCTACCAATCCCATGATTTGAGTTTGGTTGAAACCAAAACGACCGTATCTTCTTTCGCCAGTACTAAATACAGAATACAAGTGGTCTGCATGCTTAATAGCGATATTTAAGAAGTTATCTTGTCCCGTAATTCTATGGTGAATACAAGCCGACGTTAATAAGTGACCTGTATTGTACATTTCGTGGTACTTACGGTTTTCGTAACGATCCACTTTATCGTTTAATTGCACTTGCGTTTGTAGGTATCCATCTTCAGCTTGTGCTTTAGCGATGATCTCGATGTAATTATCGATTTCCTTTCTTAGGTTTTCATCACCGTTTTGAGCGTATACATACATTGCCGCTTCCATCCATTTGTAGAAGTCACCGTCATGCCAACGCATCCCTTTGTGCTTCCCATCTTTTAATCCGGCTGCAATTTTAAAGTTGTTTAAGGCATGTCCAACCTCACCAGTCAACACCTCACCCATATAAGGAACCATTGCGTGTTCAGCGGTATGGAATCTGTCTGCCCAAAAACCTTCTGTCCATTTACAATCTCCGATATTAATGGATTTTAGCTCTACATGCTTCGTATTTTGTTGTCCAAGGATACCCTTGTTTTCTTGTGCTACCGACGATGTACTCACCATCGCTGCTGCACAAATAACTGCAAGTAACTTTTTCATTTCTATTATAAGAGTTATTGTTAATTATCTATTTTGAATAGCTGCCTTAACAAATTGAATAAATTGTATTTTTATTGTTTGTTCTATTTAATTCTATTGATGTGGGATCTAGAATTATCTACAACACAAAATTAATTTGAGACAGTTCGAAGCGGGTTTCTTTGCATTAAATAATTGTTGCAATGGGTAAAGGGGTGAAAAATTGATAATGAAAATTTGGGCTACCAATACGGCCTATTCAACAGAAAATCATGGTTTATGATAGTATAAAAGTGATTTATTTAGATATACTAAGGGGGTTTTTAGGTTGTTTTTTATGTAACTATCCGTTTTAACTTAAAGTCACATCAACGTTTTTCTCATTTTTTATTGGTGATGATTTTTTTGTTGATTTTTTCTCGATGATCATCAATTAATCTGGAAAATTGTACTATTTCGATACTTAGAAACACATCACTCCTACCCACAAACTACTTGATGTTCATTTCTAGTCTAGTCTTTCAAATTAATTTTCTATCCTCCTTCCCACCGATTTTTTGATATTTACTTTCAACAACATCCTTTTGATCAACAACACTCACAAAACTGATTTACCCCACGATATTGGCTACGAACAAAACAAACTAAAAAATGAAATTGAAATTCTTATTACTCATCGTTTGTGGCGTTTCTTTATTCTCTTCATGCAAACAAGAAGTAGCACAGAAAAGGAAGCCCAACATCTTATTTATCTCTATCGACGACCTTCGACCGGAGATGAGTTCCTACGACAATAGTATGGCTATTACGCCTAATATCGACAAGCTTTCGAAGCAAGGAACACAGTTCAATAGAGCCTATTGTCAGCAAGCTATTTGTAGTCCGTCTAGAGCTAGTTTAATGACGGGTGCTCGTCCGGAAACCATTAACGTGATCGAGAACTATACGTATTTTAGAGACGAGAATCCCGATATTATCACGCTTCCACAACATTTTAAAGACCATGGTTATACTACAATTAATTGTGGCAAAGTGTATCATGCGAAATACAACGATCCAGGTTTATCTTGGTCGATGAAGCCTGATAAATCCTTAATTAAAAATACTTTAAAAGGACTTGTTGGTGGATATATCGATCCTAAAAATCAAGAGATCTTTAAGAAGAATAAATCGGCCATGATTAAAAAGTATGGCGATAAAGCAAAATACGGATTGGGATTAGGTCCAGCTTTCGAATGCATGGACGTTCCCGATAATCAATATATCGATGGATACGTGACCGATTTAGCTATTGCGAACATCAAAAAGATTGTTGAGGAAGATCCTGAAAAGCCTTTCTTTATGGGATTAGGATATATCGCCCCTCACCTCAACTTTATTGCTCCTAAGAAATATTGGGATTTATACGACCGTAACGATATTGAATTGGCAGAAAACAATACGGCTCCAGAAAACGGTGCGGCTATGGGGTTACATGCTTCTTTTGAGCTTAGAACAAGAGCCAATATTCCAAACAAAGGTGATATTCCAGATAGCTTGGCTTTAGAATTAAAACACGCCTATTTGGCCACTTCTAGTTATGTAGATGCTCAAATTGGAAAAGTATTGGACTTCCTTAAAGAAGAAGGATTATTGGAGAATACTATCGTGATGGTTTGGTCTGACCACGGTTACCACTTAGGCGAAATGGGTATTTGGGGAAAAGCAACTAACTACGAAATCGCTACTCGTGTCCCTTTAGTGGTTTGGAGTCCTTTCCAAAACGATAAAACTAGAGGACAATCATCAAATGCGCTGGTTGAATTGGTAGATATGTACCCTACTTTGTGTGATATGGCCGGGTTGCCAAAGCCTGAACATTTGGAAGGAACATCATTTACTCCATTATTAGGTCAACCAAACTTACCTTGGAAAGAAGCGGTGTTTAGTCAGTTCCCAACACCTGCATTGAGAGAATGGGCGGCGAATCCTTTATCGGAAGGAATGAGAGAAACTTATTTTGGTCCACTCATCGAAGAGGTGGAGCAAGAAATCAAAGATCAGATGAAAGAGGAATGGGATCGTGCCTTGTTCGAAAATGATATTATGGGGTACAGTATGCGTACCAATGATTATAGAATGATCGTTTGGAAGAATAGAAAAGCACCTAATGAAGCCCCTATTTTTATCGAACTATTTGATCATAAAAACGACCCAAAAGAAACTAAAAACATTGCCGATGAACGTCCTGAACTAGTGCAACAACTTATGCTACAATTTGATAAAGGATGGAAAGGAAATGTGCCTCAACAACAATCATAAAAAGGTGAAATGAAAAGAAGAGATTTTTTTAAAAACGGAATGCTCGGTGCTGCTGGGCTGGGCATTCTGGGTGCTTCAGAATTGGAAGCCAAAGACAAAAAAGGAAAGAAAACCGTCTTGAGCGATCGAAGTAAAGATCAGTGGACGGACATGAATGGACATCAACAAAAAGTGCCTCAGAGAGTGAAGGCCAAAACTTTCGATGTCGTGGTTGTGGGTGGCGGACTCGCTGGAATTTGTGCAGCTGTGGCAAGTGCAAGAGAAGGTGTTAAAACAGCTTTAGTACAAGATCGTTCGGTGTTAGGGGGCAATGCCTCCAGCGAAATCCGTGTGTTGGTAAATGGTGTAAATCACTTAGTACCCGATTGGATTCCCGAAAGAGAAATAGGAATTATTGAGGAACTATTACTGCAAAACCGTTTTCAAAATCCACAAGAATCTTTCCCTTATTGGGATCACGTATTGTATGATTTTGTGGATAGAGAACCCCATTTGGAGCTGATCTTAAACACTCAGGCAATACATGCGGAAATGTCGGGGAATAATATCAAAACTGCTGTTTGTTGGCAAAATACTACAGAAACGGAGCTTCATCTTTCCGCCAAACAGTTTATCGATTGCTCTGGAGATGGTCTTCTTGCTGCCAAAGCCGGTGCCGAATATAGAACGGGTCGAGAGGCCTCTCATGAGTTCAACGAAAAATATGCTCCTAAAAAGGCCGATGGTTGGCAAATGGGTACATCAATTCTAATCCATGGTAAAGACTATGGAAAACCTATGCCTTACACACCTCCTTCTTTTGCTATTCCATTTACCTTGGAAGGATCACATCCTAAACGTAAAGTGCAGTCGTATACAGAGGGATATTGGTGGTGCGAAGTCGGTTCGGAATTCGACATCATAGAGGATCAAGAAGAAATGCGTAAGAAATTGATGGGCTATGTTCATGGCATTTGGGACTACATCAAAAACTCTGGGGAATATCCTGATTCGGCCAACTTTGCTTTGGATTGGATCGGATCAGTTCCAGGTAAAAGAGAATCAAGACGTTTCATCGGAGATCATATTCTAAGTGAAAGAGATTTAGTCGATCACAAACATTTCGAAGATGCTGTCGCTTTTGGGGGGTGGTCGTTGGATGAACATAACCCCGGCGGATTGGAAAACATGAAAGAACCACCGAGTTACTTCCACAAGCAATTCAGCAAAGTTTACGAAATCCCCTTCAGAAGTTTGTATAGTAAAAACATCAATAATCTGATGTTCAGTGGCCGAAATATTAGTCAGACTCACATTGCCTTATCTTCTACAAGGGTAATGGCGACTTGTGCTTTAATGGGACAAGCTACAGGAACAGCCGCTTCGATGTGTATCAAAAAGAAGACTTCTCCAAGAGGTATTTATCAAAAATATATGAATGACCTTCAGGATATTTTATTGATGAATGATGCCTTTATTCCTAATCGTCCTTCCAATTTAAAGAACGATCAGTTTAAAAAAGCCAATAAGATAATTGCTTCTTCGACCGGATCAGGCGATGTCGAATTGCTAAAAGATGGTTGGTCTAGAGATCTTCAAAAAAGCACTAATCACTGGATGTCAAAAGGCTTGCCCGCAGAAGTGCAATGCGAATGGGATGAAGCGGTCGATCTATCATCAGTGATCATTAAGTGCGATACAAATGTGAAGGTAAACATTATGATGCGACATGTCTACAAGAATAAAATCTATACGGATAAAGTACCCCCTGAAATGCTCAAGTCGCTCTCATTAGAAGCAAGAGTAAATGGTAAATGGGTCGAATTAGGTGATGTCGACAACAATCAAACGAGAAGAATATGTTTTGAGTTTGATCAAATTAAAACAACAGGACTTAGAATAAAATTGAAAGAAACTTATGGTGCAGATGCTGCGAAATTGTTCGAAATCAATGCACTAAGTTAGCTAAAAGTAGAATCAGTAAGCAGATAGTTAAAGGCAGTTCAATTTGGACTGTCTTTTTTAGTTATCAAATCAAAAGGTAGAGCATAAAAAAACCATCTCAGTAATTGAGATGGTCTTAAATTGATATCAAAATGAACGATTAGTTGAATACCTCATTATCATTAGCGATCACCATATCATCGATAGTATAGCTAAATAATTCGCTGTTGACTAAGGTATCAGGTGTTCCGTATTCTACACCTATAATTCCTCCATCTGAGTCGGTTAAATAACGCTCAAAAGGAAAATGAATTAATGTATCTGAGTAAGAGGTAATTCTGATGATTCCCTCTGCCTGAGCAGGTTGTTCCGCATCTGTATAAGAAAGATTAATTTGATAATCCATGATGTCTACATTCGGCATCACCATACTGTCCTGAGACGCTTCTTGCTTTACCGTGTAGTACATCGGACCATTAAAATCGTTGATCTTATAAGTAATTTCTTTGTCCGTTCCGGTTACATTATTTGAGTAATCTTCTATCGTATGATTTCTCAAAGTAAGATCTGTGATGTAGGAAATTTGTAAAGGTTTTTCCTTGTACAAATTAAAACCGATCATGTTCAATGCCGAAGGAAAAGCGGTAGTACTTTTAATTTCGAATACTTCAGTTTTACTGATAGGTGCTCCTACTTCTGGATGAATATCTTGACAAGATGTTTGTACTATAGCAAGTACAGCCACCCATAAAATATGTCTTAGTTTCATAATTGTATCATTTATTAAAGGAGTGCTCCAACGTGAGGAGCTATAAATCACAGGACGCCTTTTGATAACGTCCTGTGTTTTCCTTTATCTATTAAGGTCTTAATTCAATGGCTCTTACCACGATATTGTCGATGTAGAATTCCAATCTTCCTGTGCTTGGTACTGGAGTGTCAATACCAAAGAATACTTGTCTTCTATTTCCGTTCTTATCGAAAGTAATATGTTGAGTAACCGTTACCCACTTCCCTTTCTCAACATCCGATAGGTCTGGAGTTAAGAATTGCTTATCATCACCTCCATTAGATAAATCTTGGAAATTGGTTTCTAAGCCACTAGTAAATTCGACTCCTTCAGGGATATAAATATCGAAAGTGAATTCATAATCACCTGCTGGGTTTTTCATACCGTTATCTAATGGTTTGCCAGCATGTATATTGTGGATACTGAACAATTGAGAAGCTCCTTGAGTCGCTCGATCTTCAATAATTAATGACATAGAAGCATTACCTTTTGAAGCTTTATCCGTTGTACGTCTCCATAATCTTCCATCTACAACTGAGTTATCAACCCACCATCCGTTAGCGAAAGCGTCTTGGGCATTAAGTCCTTCTAACTCGAAGTCAATCATTTCTAGATTCTCAAACTCATTGGTAGAAGTGATGTACATTTCTACTTGCTCTGTATCAAATGCATCTAAAACATTTCCAGTAGCAGATCTGATATCGCCATTACCATCATAAGAGATGAAAATCTGATCAGAGTTATATGTTTGCTCACCTACTGTAAGTACTAACTTCTTGTTGTTCGATGGATCCACTTCAACATTTGATATTGACGAGGCAGCATCGTGTCCACTTAAGTTTTTGATATGTACTTTGAATGAGTTCGCTGCATTTGAGCCAATTGATGCTACAGGAATTGATGTTTCGAAAGTGATTTTCTTGGCACTGTTTTCCTTTAAGTCTGAAGTTTTCAATAAAGCTTCATCTACTTTTATCATCAATGGGATCTTCACTTGTGCAGTTGCTTTCTCAAAGTCACCTCCACTACGGATAGCTGTAAAAGTACCTGCTTCGAAGTAATCTAAGATTTCTGGGTAAGTGACCTCAGAACTTTCATCAGTATATACAGGAAGTTCCGCATTGTTCAATGTCCACTCTCTGCTATCCGTCAAACCTCTTATCGTTTTATCAACGAAAGTTAGCTTCTCATTAATTTTAAGATCCACCTTCGTCCATTGGTCCGTATTTGTTGGAATTTCATCTCCTTCATTGAATGCGAAGATTAACATACCGTCTTTATACACTTCGTATTGAGGATGGATTTCTGGAGCTTTCACGTTTAAATTCAAAGGTATAGTCTTCGCTATATTTTGATTTATACGTCCAGAAGAACCTTGTCTGATAGTTGTTAAATTACCAGCTCTTCCCCAACCTATTTTCATTGGAGTCACTTCAAAAATTCTTTGCTTACTTGATTCACCTAACCAAGATAAGTTCCACTCTCTTTCAGTAGGTCGACCAACAGTGGTGGTATCTACAAAAGTTAGCTTATCTTCACCCGCAACAAGGTTTACAGTTGCCCAATCAGAATCGTCAGATCCATCGATTACGTCTTCTGCACCAACGACACAAAGTGTATCCACTCCATTTTTTAATACATAGAATGCTGGAGCAAGATCAGCATAAACATCAACTGTAAACGCAGTATCAATAACCCAAATACCCGTTTCAGTCTCATGAGGAACCGCTTCTAATTGTCTCGAAAGACCATTGTGCTTTACTTTTCTATCGTAAGTATTGTAAAGTCTTACTTTCTGGTAACCTGCTTCTTCAAATAAAACATGCACAGTAATGTCTTCTGTTTTACTTCCTTTGGCATTATCAATAAACGGCGTATAATCTTCTTCTGATGCCGTAAAATCGCCTGATAGAAAATGTAGGTTATCAGTAATTTCCCATTGATGGAACAATGTTCCTTGGGAAAGGTCCATAAAAGAGATATAGTTATTGATGTTAATCTCTAAAGTATCTTTATGTTCCTCACTAATTGACCATGCAACGGCCCTCACTTTTGCTTCGTCTGGCAATTCTTCATCTTTCTTACAAGAGAAGACAATCGACATAAGCAGTGTTAGCTTCAATATATTTAATACTATCTTTTTCATAGTTCTAATCTCTAATTGTTCACCTCAGGATTGGTTGAAGTTTCCGATGTTGGAATCGGATAAAAATCATGTAAACTTGGAATGTAGTTCATCAGTGCCAATTCACCATCTACAATCTTGTAGTTAGGTCTTGCCGTATGTTCCTTTTCAGGCATCGGGTGAGTATCACCACCTGGGATAATTTCTGAGTTCCAAAGGATTTTCTTAGAATTGGTTCTTGCACCTTTAAAGTGAATCACCCAATAATTCTGACTAGAAATTCTCTCGTAGTTCTTACGAATCACATTCCATCTTCTTAAATCGATCCAACGTGTCATGTAACCTTCCACAGAAAGTTCCAATGGCTTTTCTACATACATTAAGTGGTCCATCAAAGAAGTAGCATCATAAGATTTACCATCATATGTTTTGCTTAAACCTTGTGATGTTCCTAAAAGAACAACACCCCAACGGTCTCTCACTGTATTGATCAAGTTTAATGCATCTTGTATCATTCCTTGTTGGATTTTACACTCTGCCAAGTTCAAATAAGCTTCTGATAATCTATTTACGATCACATTTTTTGGCGATCTGTTTAAGCCCATTGGTAAGCTTCTTTCAGAATCCAACACATCGTAATTCGAGAAGTGTTTAAAGTAACCGAATTCTGGAGATCTTGCTCCACCTGCTCTATAAGGATCCGCTTCTGATACTGAAGGTTGTTTGTAGTATGGCGTTAAATCGTCTTGTGGTAAAGCCATCATTGCTGATGCTCTCATCGAGATCATTCTATCGAAGTTGTCGCCGTCATATTCAACATTATTTCTAGCATCTAATGGGTCCACCGGATCCAATCTGTAAGCATAAGTAATCCAACCTACAGGAATTGTTTGTCTTTGTCCACCATAAATCTGAGGTGAGAAAACGGCTGCCCATCTGTTCTGACCATTCACTTCATCCCAATCGCCCAAATCAGGTCTTACTTCGTTAGAGTAAGCAATTTCTAAGATTGATTCTGAGTTAAAATCACCCGCTGTAGTAAACATCTTTTCCATGTCTGTTTCCAACTTGTAACCGTACTCATTATTGTAAATCACATCTTCGTAGTAATATGCTGCCGAATCGTAGTTTGTCCCGTTTACAAAATCAAACATGTAAGAGTTGGCCAACAACATTGCTGCAGTACCTTTAGTTACTCTACCTTCTGCTACATAACCTGTTGCATTATTAAAAATTGCTGGAAGGTGTTCGTAAGCAAATCTAAAATCCTCTCTGATAAATGCTAACACCTCTGCAGGTTCGGAAGCTTTTTTGTACATATCGTTTGCATCCGTCCAAGAATCTCTAATAATGACTTTACCATTATTGAATGCTTGATGTGCATAGAAATGATACAATC from Flammeovirga yaeyamensis includes these protein-coding regions:
- a CDS encoding glycoside hydrolase family 127 protein, with product MKKLLAVICAAAMVSTSSVAQENKGILGQQNTKHVELKSINIGDCKWTEGFWADRFHTAEHAMVPYMGEVLTGEVGHALNNFKIAAGLKDGKHKGMRWHDGDFYKWMEAAMYVYAQNGDENLRKEIDNYIEIIAKAQAEDGYLQTQVQLNDKVDRYENRKYHEMYNTGHLLTSACIHHRITGQDNFLNIAIKHADHLYSVFSTGERRYGRFGFNQTQIMGLVEMYRTVGDEKYLKLAETFINNRGTYKIEDTPETVGYPIGDMVQERVPLRESKEAVGHAVLALYYYAGAADVAAETGEKALVDALDRLWENVTDKKMYVTGAVGQAHYGASTSKDKIEEGFIDAYMMPNTTAYNETCANVCNSMFSYRMLGLHGESKYADIMELVLFNSGLSGISIEGKDYFYSNPLRMVDGAREYGESNTNTETPHREPYLECFCCPPNIVRTVAKSSNWAYSLSENGISVNLYGGNRLETKLEDGSTLILNQVTNYPWEGLVNITVEKAKKKPFDMMFRIPDWAYGTTVKVNGEAVDAKVKAGEFAVINRTWKKGDIITIDMPMEVTLVEANPLVEEARNQVAVKRGPIVYCVETPDLPQDTKILDIYVKGGSDFKVNYNKDLLGGVATIEAPMLIRNDHKIESSMYSKVSKPDFKDAKIKMVPYFSWSNRGQSEMTVFLPVIWNNL
- a CDS encoding sulfatase; amino-acid sequence: MKLKFLLLIVCGVSLFSSCKQEVAQKRKPNILFISIDDLRPEMSSYDNSMAITPNIDKLSKQGTQFNRAYCQQAICSPSRASLMTGARPETINVIENYTYFRDENPDIITLPQHFKDHGYTTINCGKVYHAKYNDPGLSWSMKPDKSLIKNTLKGLVGGYIDPKNQEIFKKNKSAMIKKYGDKAKYGLGLGPAFECMDVPDNQYIDGYVTDLAIANIKKIVEEDPEKPFFMGLGYIAPHLNFIAPKKYWDLYDRNDIELAENNTAPENGAAMGLHASFELRTRANIPNKGDIPDSLALELKHAYLATSSYVDAQIGKVLDFLKEEGLLENTIVMVWSDHGYHLGEMGIWGKATNYEIATRVPLVVWSPFQNDKTRGQSSNALVELVDMYPTLCDMAGLPKPEHLEGTSFTPLLGQPNLPWKEAVFSQFPTPALREWAANPLSEGMRETYFGPLIEEVEQEIKDQMKEEWDRALFENDIMGYSMRTNDYRMIVWKNRKAPNEAPIFIELFDHKNDPKETKNIADERPELVQQLMLQFDKGWKGNVPQQQS
- a CDS encoding FAD-dependent oxidoreductase; translation: MKRRDFFKNGMLGAAGLGILGASELEAKDKKGKKTVLSDRSKDQWTDMNGHQQKVPQRVKAKTFDVVVVGGGLAGICAAVASAREGVKTALVQDRSVLGGNASSEIRVLVNGVNHLVPDWIPEREIGIIEELLLQNRFQNPQESFPYWDHVLYDFVDREPHLELILNTQAIHAEMSGNNIKTAVCWQNTTETELHLSAKQFIDCSGDGLLAAKAGAEYRTGREASHEFNEKYAPKKADGWQMGTSILIHGKDYGKPMPYTPPSFAIPFTLEGSHPKRKVQSYTEGYWWCEVGSEFDIIEDQEEMRKKLMGYVHGIWDYIKNSGEYPDSANFALDWIGSVPGKRESRRFIGDHILSERDLVDHKHFEDAVAFGGWSLDEHNPGGLENMKEPPSYFHKQFSKVYEIPFRSLYSKNINNLMFSGRNISQTHIALSSTRVMATCALMGQATGTAASMCIKKKTSPRGIYQKYMNDLQDILLMNDAFIPNRPSNLKNDQFKKANKIIASSTGSGDVELLKDGWSRDLQKSTNHWMSKGLPAEVQCEWDEAVDLSSVIIKCDTNVKVNIMMRHVYKNKIYTDKVPPEMLKSLSLEARVNGKWVELGDVDNNQTRRICFEFDQIKTTGLRIKLKETYGADAAKLFEINALS
- a CDS encoding RagB/SusD family nutrient uptake outer membrane protein gives rise to the protein MKKLNNYILKCILFLVISLIAISCNNYLTEINPNETTKADFYQNLDDSESGLTAVYASMMNHYIWNFGEEACRSDLGYPGMDRPTPTSRYLAFYQHTYTETTNEINKKWDALYAAIFRSNQVIHGLQSEPMEDYREDEKWMLQMAQARFFRGLYHFYAHQAFNNGKVIIRDSWTDANDMYKKASEPAEVLAFIREDFRFAYEHLPAIFNNATGYVAEGRVTKGTAAMLLANSYMFDFVNGTNYDSAAYYYEDVIYNNEYGYKLETDMEKMFTTAGDFNSESILEIAYSNEVRPDLGDWDEVNGQNRWAAVFSPQIYGGQRQTIPVGWITYAYRLDPVDPLDARNNVEYDGDNFDRMISMRASAMMALPQDDLTPYYKQPSVSEADPYRAGGARSPEFGYFKHFSNYDVLDSERSLPMGLNRSPKNVIVNRLSEAYLNLAECKIQQGMIQDALNLINTVRDRWGVVLLGTSQGLSKTYDGKSYDATSLMDHLMYVEKPLELSVEGYMTRWIDLRRWNVIRKNYERISSQNYWVIHFKGARTNSKKILWNSEIIPGGDTHPMPEKEHTARPNYKIVDGELALMNYIPSLHDFYPIPTSETSTNPEVNN